Proteins found in one Sorghum bicolor cultivar BTx623 chromosome 1, Sorghum_bicolor_NCBIv3, whole genome shotgun sequence genomic segment:
- the LOC8061186 gene encoding BTB/POZ and MATH domain-containing protein 5, translating into MEDEDAGPGGGGEASPPHHAAAASGDRARDMAASPTRSRSVTQTVNGSHRFVIQGYSLAKGMGVGKHIASETFTVGGYQWAIYFYPDGKNPEDNSNYVSVFIALASDGTDVRALFELTLLDQSGKGKHKVHSHFDRSLESGPYTLKYRGSMWGYKRFFRRNALELSDFLKDDCLKINCTVGVVVSTMDYSRPHSIEVPESDIGYHFGTLLDTQEGVDVIFSVAGEKFHAHKLVLAARSPFFRSEFFDHESGEEKNETDTKDEIKEIVIDDMDPVVFKAVLHFIYRDNLVDDDELSASSSDCSIFDSLAGKLMAAADKYELPRLRLLCESYLCKHISVNSVATTLALADRHHAVELKSVCLKFAAENLSAVIRTEGFDYLKDNCISLQSEILRTVAGCEEPCSSGVKSQSVWAQLSDGGDTSGRRVRPRV; encoded by the exons ATGGAGGACGAGGACGCCGGCCCTGGCGGCGGGGGCGAGGCCTCCCCGCCGCACCACGCCGCGGCGGCGTCGGGCGACCGGGCGCGGGACATGGCGGCGTCCCCGACGAGGTCGCGCTCCGTGACGCAGACGGTGAACGGATCCCACCGCTTCGTGATCCAGGGCTACTCGCTCGCCAAGGGCATGGGCGTCGGGAAGCACATCGCCAGCGAGACCTTCACCGTGGGCGGATACCAGTGGGCGATCTACTTCTACCCCGACGGGAAGAACCCCGAGGACAACTCCAACTACGTCTCCGTCTTCATCGCGCTCGCGTCCGACGGCACCGACGTGCGCGCGCTCTTCGAGCTCACGCTCCTCGACCAGAGCGGCAAGGGCAAGCACAAGGTGCACTCGCACTTCGACCGCTCCCTTGAGTCCGGGCCATACACCCTCAAGTACCGCGGATCCATGTG GGGCTATAAAAGGTTCTTTCGGCGTAATGCTCTTGAGCTATCAGATTTTCTTAAAGATGATTGCTTGAAGATAAACTGCACTGTGGGTGTTGTAGTATCAACTATGGATTATTCAAGGCCACATTCAATAGAGGTTCCAGAGTCTGACATAGGCTATCATTTTGGAACGCTTTTGGACACTCAGGAAGGTGTAGATGTTATTTTTAGTGTAGCAGGAGAGAAGTTTCATGCCCATAAGTTGGTATTGGCTGCCCGATCTCCCTTTTTTAGATCTGAATTTTTTGATCATGAATCGGGTGAAGAGAAGAATGAAACTGATACGAAGGATGAAATCAAAGAGATCGTCATTGATGACATGGATCCTGTAGTGTTCAAG GCTGTGCTTCATTTTATCTACAGGGACAAtcttgttgatgatgatgagttGTCTGCATCAAGCTCTGACTGCTCTATCTTTGATAGTTTAGCTGGGAAATTAATGGCTGCAGCAGACAAATATGAGTTGCCAAGGCTAAGATTATTGTGTGAATCTTACTTGTGCAAGCATATTTCTGTAAACTCCGTGGCAACTACTCTAGCATTGGCTGATCGGCACCATGCTGTGGAGCTTAAATCTGTTTGCCTAAAATTTGCTGCTGAAAACCTTTCAG CGGTGATCCGGACCGAGGGGTTCGACTATCTCAAAGACAACTGCATATCTCTGCAGTCAGAGATACTACGGACAGTTGCCGGGTGTGAGGAGCCATGTAGCAGCGGTGTGAAAAGCCAGAGCGTGTGGGCGCAGCTCTCTGACGGCGGTGACACCAGCGGGCGCAGGGTGAGGCCAAGGGTCTGA
- the LOC110434126 gene encoding replication factor C subunit 5, translated as MLWVDKYRPKTLDKVTVHDQVAQNLRKLVSEQDCPHLLFYGPSGSGKKTLILALIKQMFGAGAEKVKLENKTWKIDTGTRTLEIELAMLSSAHHVEMNPSDAGFQDRYVVQEVIKEMAKNRPIDAKGKRAFKVLVLNEVDKLSREAQHSLRRTMEKYSSSCRLILCCNSSSKVTEAVRSRCLNVRVNAPSEDQIVQVLEFIGKKENLRLPAGFAARIAAQSNRNLRRAILFFETCKVQQYPFTSNQAAPPLDWEQYVSEIATDILTEQSPKRLFAVRQKFYELLVNCIPPESILKKLLAELLRKLDADLKHEICHWAAHYEHKMRLGSKAIFHLEAFVAKFMSIYKEFLVATFG; from the exons ATGTTGTGGGTAGACAAGTACCGGCCAAAAACCCTAGACAAGGTCACCGTCCACGACCAGGTGGCGCAGAACCTCAGGAAGCTC GTGTCGGAGCAGGATTGCCCGCACCTGCTGTTCTATGGGCCGTCGGGGTCCGGGAAGAAAACCCTAATCCTCGCGCTCATCAAGCAGATGTTTGGCGCTGGTGCGGAGAAG GTTAAGCTGGAAAACAAGACATGGAAAATCGAT ACTGGAACAAGGACACTTGAGATAGAATTGGCAATGTTGTCAAGTGCTCACCATGTGGAGATGAACCCCAGTGATGCTGGCTTTCAGGACAGGTATGTTGTCCAGGAGGTCATCAAAGAGATGGCGAAGAACAGGCCAATTGATGCCAAAGGCAAGAGAGCGTTTAAAG TCCTTGTGTTAAATGAAGTTGACAAGCTCTCACGAGAAGCCCAGCATTCCCTCCGCAGAACTATGGAAAAGTATAGCTCATCGTGCAGGCTGATCCTATGCTGTAACAGCTCCTCAAAAGTGACAGAGGCTGTAAGATCCCGTTGCTTAAATGTGCGAGTAAATGCACCCAGCGAAGATCAG ATTGTCCAAGTTCTAGAGTTCATTGGGAAGAAAGAAAACCTGCGTCTTCCAGCTGGATTTGCAGCTCGTATCGCAGCACAATCAAACCGTAATCTTAGACGGGCAATACTGTTTTTTGAGACTTGCAAAGTGCAACA ATATCCATTTACATCAAATcaagcggcgcctcctcttgaCTGGGAGCAATATGTGTCTGAAATAGCAACTGATATACTGACAGAACAAAGCCCTAAAAG GCTATTTGCTGTACGTCAGAAATTCTATGAATTACTTGTCAATTGTATCCCGCCTGAAAGTATTTTGAAG AAATTGTTGGCAGAATTACTGAGGAAGTTAGATGCTGATCTGAAACATGAAATCTGTCACTGGGCTGCACACTAT GAGCACAAGATGCGCCTTGGATCAAAGGCCATTTTTCATCTAGAAG CTTTCGTGGCCAAGTTCATGAGCATTTACAAGGAGTTTCTGGTGGCTACATTTGGTTGA
- the LOC8061187 gene encoding glucan endo-1,3-beta-glucosidase 8 yields the protein MANLLPMLRPWLCLLAAMAAVSAPWSPADALGMNWGTQATHPLPPKIVAQLLRDNGIKKVKLFDADQETLSALAGTGIEVMVAIPNVMLDTMTDYDTAKEWVRRNVSRYNFDGGVTIKYVAVGNEPFLAAYNGTFDKVTFPALQNIQNALNEAGLGDTIKATVPLNADVYMSPKDNPVPSAGRWRTDITDLMTQMVQFLSNNSAPFTVNIYPFISLFLNDDFPVNFAFFDGDATPLVDPGTGVSYTNVFDANFDTLVAALKSVGHGDMPIVVGEVGWPTDGDKHATSAYAQRFYNGLLKRLAANAGTPARPNQYIEVYLFGLLDEDVKSVAPGNFERHWGILRYDGQPKYPMDLSGQGQNTMLVPASGVEYLPRTWCVVNTNAGSDAMEKLADNINYACTFADCTALGYGSTCGGMDSNGNASYAFNAFFQVQNQKDEACGFQGLAVPTQTDPSTATCNFTIQIATTSAAHRRPLGVALFVLAQLVLNLLLLLLH from the exons ATGGCGAATCTTCTGCCGATGCTGCGCCCGTGGCTCTGCTTGCTGGCGGCAATGGCGGCCGTGTCGGCGCCGTGGTCGCCGGCGGATGCGCTGGGGATGAACTGGGGCACGCAGGCCACGCACCCGCTGCCGCCCAAGATCGTGGCGCAGCTCCTCAGGGACAACGGCATCAAGAAGGTGAAGCTGTTCGACGCCGACCAGGAAACGCTCAGCGCGCTCGCCGGCACCGGGATCGAGGTCATGGTCGCCATCCCCAACGTCATGCTCGACACCATGACGGACTACGACACCGCCAAGGAGTGGGTGCGCCGGAACGTTTCCCGCTACAACTTCGACGGCGGCGTCACAATCAA GTACGTTGCCGTCGGCAACGAGCCGTTCCTAGCGGCCTACAACGGCACGTTCGACAAGGTGACGTTCCCGGCGCTGCAGAACATTCAGAACGCACTGAACGAGGCCGGGCTCGGGGACACCATCAAGGCCACGGTGCCGCTGAACGCCGACGTGTACATGTCCCCGAAGGACAACCCGGTGCCGTCGGCGGGGCGGTGGCGCACCGACATCACGGACCTGATGACGCAGATGGTGCAGTTCCTGAGCAACAACAGCGCGCCCTTCACGGTGAACATCTACCCGTTCATCAGCCTGTTCCTCAACGACGACTTCCCCGTGAACTTCGCCTTCTTCGACGGCGACGCGACGCCGCTGGTGGACCCGGGCACCGGCGTGTCCTACACCAACGTGTTCGACGCCAACTTCGACACCCTGGTTGCGGCGCTCAAGTCGGTCGGGCACGGCGACATGCCCATCGTCGTTGGCGAGGTCGGCTGGCCCACCGACGGCGACAAGCACGCCACCAGCGCGTACGCGCAGCGGTTCTACAACGGCCTGCTCAAGCGTCTGGCGGCGAACGCCGGCACCCCGGCGCGGCCGAACCAGTACATCGAGGTGTACCTGTTCGGTCTCCTGGACGAGGACGTCAAGAGCGTGGCTCCCGGCAACTTCGAGCGGCACTGGGGCATCCTCCGGTACGACGGGCAGCCCAAGTACCCGATGGACCTGAGCGGGCAAGGGCAGAACACGATGCTGGTGCCGGCGAGCGGCGTGGAGTACCTGCCCCGGACGTGGTGCGTCGTCAACACCAACGCCGGCAGCGACGCCATGGAGAAGCTCGCCGACAACATCAACTACGCGTGCACGTTCGCCGACTGCACCGCGCTGGGATACGGGTCGACGTGCGGTGGCATGGACAGCAACGGCAACGCATCCTACGCGTTCAACGCCTTCTTCCAGGTGCAGAACCAGAAGGACGAGGCCTGCGGATTCCAGGGCCTCGCCGTGCCCACGCAGACGGACCCGTCCACCGCCACCTGCAACTTCACCATACAAATCGCCACCACCTCGGCGGCCCACCGGCGGCCGCTGGGAGTCGCCTTGTTCGTCCTGGCCCAGCTGGTCCTgaacctgctcctgctcctgctgcaTTGA